From Chryseobacterium gallinarum, one genomic window encodes:
- a CDS encoding DUF6705 family protein — translation MKNILSIICLAVFTGCIGQTVSLETMAQCNQFENCPNASYVKDINNSLNKYVGTWKGNRDGKNYEFNFIKKENMGENQKWDMLIGRVKITNANGVVEYDNFNKPDTGTRFTGFNFQKDLKAYLMDFSGDKVGCIDYGYAYVRIKPETPNQMSINFHPDNDIVTQDCSNFKTTLPDNKVIHLTRQ, via the coding sequence ATGAAAAATATTTTAAGTATTATATGCCTTGCTGTTTTTACAGGCTGTATAGGACAAACAGTATCTCTCGAAACAATGGCGCAGTGTAATCAGTTTGAAAATTGTCCAAATGCCTCTTATGTAAAAGATATTAATAACTCCCTGAATAAATATGTTGGTACATGGAAAGGAAACAGGGATGGTAAAAATTATGAATTTAATTTTATCAAAAAAGAAAATATGGGAGAAAATCAGAAATGGGACATGCTTATTGGAAGGGTAAAAATAACAAACGCTAATGGTGTTGTAGAATACGATAATTTTAATAAACCTGACACAGGAACCAGATTTACTGGTTTCAATTTTCAGAAAGATTTAAAAGCGTATTTAATGGACTTCTCTGGTGATAAGGTAGGATGTATAGACTATGGATATGCATATGTACGGATAAAACCAGAAACTCCAAATCAAATGAGTATTAATTTTCATCCGGACAATGATATTGTGACTCAGGATTGTAGTAACTTTAAGACAACTTTGCCAGACAATAAAGTTATCCATTTAACAAGGCAATAA
- a CDS encoding DUF6705 family protein: protein MKNILSIICLAVFTGCIGQTVSLETMAQCNQFENCPNASYVKDINNSLNKYVGTWKGNSDGKNYEFNFIKKENVGETQKWDMLIGRVKITNSNGVVEYNNFDRTDGETKFTGFNFQKNLKAYVMFFTGDKSGCIDYGNTYMWIKPETPNQMGINFHPDNDIVTQDCSNFKTTMPDNKIIHLTRQ, encoded by the coding sequence ATGAAAAATATTTTAAGTATTATATGCCTTGCTGTTTTTACAGGCTGTATAGGACAAACAGTATCTCTCGAAACAATGGCACAGTGTAATCAGTTTGAAAATTGTCCAAATGCCTCTTATGTAAAAGATATTAATAACTCCCTGAATAAATATGTTGGTACATGGAAAGGAAACAGTGATGGTAAAAATTATGAATTTAATTTTATCAAAAAAGAAAATGTGGGAGAAACCCAAAAATGGGATATGTTAATAGGAAGAGTCAAAATAACTAATTCCAATGGAGTTGTAGAATATAATAATTTTGATCGGACAGACGGTGAGACTAAATTTACAGGATTTAATTTTCAAAAGAATCTAAAAGCGTATGTTATGTTTTTTACAGGCGATAAATCAGGATGTATAGACTATGGAAATACGTATATGTGGATAAAGCCGGAAACACCTAATCAAATGGGAATTAATTTTCACCCGGATAATGATATAGTTACACAGGATTGCAGCAATTTTAAAACAACAATGCCTGATAATAAAATAATTCATTTAACGAGGCAATAA
- a CDS encoding tRNA threonylcarbamoyladenosine dehydratase, whose protein sequence is MDKYWLERTELLIKEEGLEKLIKANVLVVGLGGVGSFAAEFLARAGIGNMTIVDGDTVDITNINRQLPALHSTVGKHKVEVVAERLLDINPDLHLVRINEFLNPERMDEILDGDKFDYVLDCIDSVTPKICLIKAARKRKIKIVSSMGAGGKTDPSMVMVRDISKTHNCFLAKQVRKRLKKEKINKGFRCVFSNEIQKEESLKMTDGSNFKKSFYGTISFIPAIFGLYAAAEVINYLVKKD, encoded by the coding sequence ATGGATAAATACTGGCTGGAAAGAACTGAACTTTTGATTAAGGAAGAAGGATTAGAAAAGCTGATCAAAGCAAATGTACTGGTTGTAGGATTAGGCGGGGTAGGTTCTTTTGCAGCAGAGTTCCTCGCAAGGGCCGGAATTGGAAATATGACCATTGTAGATGGTGATACGGTAGATATTACCAATATCAACAGACAGCTTCCTGCTTTGCACTCCACCGTAGGTAAACATAAGGTAGAAGTTGTTGCCGAAAGACTTCTTGATATTAATCCTGATCTTCATTTGGTAAGAATCAATGAATTTCTGAATCCGGAAAGGATGGATGAGATTCTTGATGGGGATAAATTTGATTATGTTCTTGACTGTATCGACAGTGTTACACCCAAAATCTGCCTTATAAAAGCTGCCAGAAAAAGAAAGATCAAAATCGTAAGCTCTATGGGAGCTGGCGGAAAAACTGATCCGAGTATGGTAATGGTTCGCGATATCAGCAAAACCCACAACTGCTTTCTGGCAAAGCAGGTAAGAAAAAGATTAAAAAAGGAAAAAATCAATAAAGGGTTCAGATGTGTATTTTCCAATGAAATTCAAAAGGAAGAAAGTCTGAAAATGACTGACGGAAGTAACTTCAAAAAATCATTTTATGGCACGATCAGTTTTATCCCTGCTATTTTCGGGTTGTATGCCGCTGCTGAAGTGATCAATTATTTAGTGAAAAAAGATTAA
- a CDS encoding helix-turn-helix transcriptional regulator yields the protein MVKEKLIRKRNEKTFTQKDLAEYLNISQTQYSRKEKGEVEISDEWERISKLLETNVEEIRETDPNKNITNYFENTITSNNGSISGNYYCNVPEFLLESQKEFIEMLKKEIQQKDAEIEILKKRINELKQ from the coding sequence ATGGTAAAGGAAAAGCTAATCAGAAAAAGAAACGAAAAAACATTCACCCAAAAAGACCTGGCAGAATATCTTAACATCAGCCAGACCCAATACAGCAGAAAAGAGAAAGGAGAGGTAGAAATTTCTGATGAATGGGAAAGAATTTCAAAATTATTGGAAACAAACGTTGAAGAGATAAGAGAAACTGATCCAAACAAAAATATTACTAATTATTTCGAAAATACTATTACCAGCAATAATGGAAGCATTAGCGGTAACTATTATTGTAATGTTCCCGAATTTTTGCTGGAAAGTCAAAAAGAATTCATTGAAATGCTAAAAAAGGAAATCCAGCAGAAAGATGCAGAGATAGAGATCCTGAAAAAAAGAATTAATGAATTAAAACAGTAA
- a CDS encoding TetR/AcrR family transcriptional regulator, protein MKKKFTEKQIHILDIAEELIAKKGYEGTSVRDICSKANINVAMISYYFGSKEKMMSYLYQYRVLKTRENFSEFADTIKEGKPEMQMREMIKYIVSQLFKYNYFHGFVTQELRHTENLKDELLDFYQLFVKKLDEVIKKGVASGVFTFTPKPEDILTMIIGSTLFVIRNKNFYELYVPSKNEETYAKEAEKKVRMNLLLSVFAILGYAAD, encoded by the coding sequence ATGAAAAAAAAATTTACGGAAAAACAGATCCACATCCTGGATATTGCGGAGGAACTGATCGCAAAAAAAGGGTATGAAGGTACTTCTGTCAGGGATATCTGCTCCAAAGCAAATATCAACGTCGCAATGATATCCTACTATTTTGGCTCCAAAGAAAAAATGATGTCTTATCTCTACCAGTATAGGGTATTGAAGACGAGGGAAAATTTTTCGGAATTTGCAGATACCATTAAAGAGGGCAAGCCGGAAATGCAGATGAGAGAGATGATTAAATATATTGTTTCCCAGCTATTCAAATATAATTACTTTCATGGGTTTGTTACCCAGGAGCTTCGTCATACGGAAAACCTGAAAGATGAGCTTCTGGATTTCTATCAGTTGTTTGTTAAAAAACTGGATGAAGTGATTAAAAAAGGAGTTGCTTCGGGAGTTTTCACTTTTACTCCAAAGCCTGAAGATATTCTGACCATGATTATCGGCTCTACTTTGTTTGTTATCCGGAACAAAAACTTCTATGAGCTTTATGTACCGAGCAAAAATGAAGAAACTTATGCAAAAGAAGCTGAGAAAAAAGTGAGAATGAATCTTTTATTGAGTGTTTTTGCAATTTTGGGATACGCTGCAGACTAA
- the porD gene encoding type IX secretion system protein PorD, whose protein sequence is MKKIISLFFLFFIYNLSFSQELLATVQVNSQQLGGSNQQAFKALEKSLKDFINNTSWTGKKLQNFEKIKCGFALVISERDGNRFKGSIVVQAVRPVYNTTYESPLVNLQDQRLSFEYVENENLIFNERQFSGKNLTDVISFYIYLILGYDADSFQAMGGSQWFAKAQQIAQNSQNRNYEGWNTINEPRSRTILINEIINPNWNQLRSTIYTYHRAGLDNLFNQDQTSAKKVIFDALMQLKMYENSFQQSYFFNLFMDNKSDEIFNIFNSGNNGGIILNDLKQQMIILSPKNIDNKWNKWKT, encoded by the coding sequence ATGAAAAAAATTATCAGTTTATTTTTTCTGTTTTTTATATACAACCTTAGCTTCTCCCAGGAGCTGCTGGCTACTGTACAGGTAAATTCCCAACAACTAGGAGGAAGTAACCAGCAAGCTTTTAAAGCATTGGAAAAAAGTCTTAAAGATTTTATCAATAATACAAGCTGGACGGGGAAAAAACTCCAGAACTTTGAAAAAATCAAATGTGGTTTTGCCCTTGTTATCTCTGAAAGAGACGGAAATAGATTTAAAGGATCAATTGTTGTTCAGGCGGTACGTCCTGTATATAATACCACTTATGAATCTCCTTTGGTAAACCTCCAGGATCAAAGATTGTCTTTTGAATATGTGGAAAATGAAAACCTTATATTTAACGAGAGACAATTCTCGGGGAAAAACCTTACAGATGTCATCAGTTTTTATATTTATCTGATTTTAGGCTATGATGCCGATAGCTTCCAGGCAATGGGAGGATCACAGTGGTTTGCAAAGGCACAGCAGATTGCCCAGAACTCTCAAAATAGAAATTATGAAGGCTGGAATACTATCAATGAGCCAAGAAGCCGTACCATATTGATTAATGAAATCATCAATCCTAACTGGAACCAGTTGAGATCTACCATTTACACCTACCACAGGGCAGGATTGGATAATCTTTTTAACCAGGACCAGACTTCTGCAAAGAAAGTTATCTTTGACGCGCTGATGCAGCTTAAAATGTATGAAAATTCATTCCAGCAAAGCTATTTCTTCAACCTGTTTATGGATAATAAAAGTGACGAAATTTTCAATATTTTCAATTCAGGAAACAATGGAGGAATTATTCTGAATGACCTGAAGCAGCAAATGATTATCCTTTCCCCGAAAAATATTGATAATAAGTGGAATAAGTGGAAAACATAA
- a CDS encoding DUF6705 family protein, with amino-acid sequence MKNIILFMLVASLSCKAQQVYSLRPVEVDLPENSYEKDTNNELQNYEGTWKGTWGNKSIVITLKKITHKYDADFKRYRDYLVGKFKVLDSNNNILYDNSNLSDDNAKIKGVSFRRYGDKYSLIYVDPDLCNITGGIAINFTDSTKTRLNWKLNKGRNMITTDCQYYNTTPFPQALPEEIILTKQ; translated from the coding sequence ATGAAAAATATTATTTTATTTATGCTGGTTGCTTCATTATCTTGTAAAGCACAACAAGTCTATTCCCTTAGACCAGTAGAAGTTGATCTTCCGGAAAATTCTTATGAAAAAGATACTAATAATGAACTTCAAAATTACGAAGGAACTTGGAAAGGGACTTGGGGTAACAAGTCGATTGTTATAACTTTAAAAAAAATAACCCATAAGTATGATGCAGACTTTAAGCGATATAGAGATTATCTAGTTGGAAAGTTTAAAGTATTGGATTCTAATAATAACATCTTATATGATAACTCTAATTTATCTGATGATAATGCCAAAATAAAAGGAGTTAGTTTTAGAAGATATGGGGATAAGTATTCTCTTATTTATGTTGATCCAGACCTTTGTAATATTACTGGAGGTATAGCCATTAATTTTACAGATTCAACTAAGACAAGACTTAATTGGAAACTTAATAAAGGGCGTAATATGATCACAACAGATTGTCAGTATTATAATACTACACCTTTCCCTCAAGCACTACCTGAAGAAATAATACTGACAAAACAATAA
- a CDS encoding DNA-directed RNA polymerase subunit omega, which yields MSVKDTKAEVNTITYDKDKIEDKVGSIYEAIVIMGKRAEQINAEIRTELHNKLDEFAVHNSTLEEVFENREQIEISKHYEKLPKPTSIAIEEWLNDDIYFRKTEDRK from the coding sequence ATGAGTGTAAAAGATACAAAAGCAGAAGTGAACACTATCACTTACGATAAAGATAAGATTGAAGATAAAGTAGGTTCAATCTATGAAGCTATTGTTATCATGGGAAAGAGAGCAGAGCAGATCAATGCGGAGATCCGTACGGAACTTCACAACAAGCTGGATGAATTTGCCGTTCATAATTCTACATTAGAAGAGGTTTTCGAAAACAGAGAACAGATTGAGATCTCTAAACATTACGAAAAACTTCCGAAGCCAACTTCTATTGCAATTGAAGAATGGTTAAACGACGATATCTATTTCAGAAAAACAGAAGATAGAAAATAA
- a CDS encoding TatD family hydrolase has product MEFFDFHHHKKYIRNGIYNLGFGQSPPDFPYSIGIHPQDIDIHNVEKQLYWMKDTILHNCFAIGECGLDSLVPVDQKVQEEVFLRQIEIANEIKKPVIIHCVRKFYEVISFKKKAEQPMIIHGFNKKRQIAEDLIANNFYLSFGKAVLYHLSLQDILKSTPLNKIFLETDNEDFNIGELYQKVSEIKGISLDKLNEQILENLHTIKNG; this is encoded by the coding sequence ATGGAATTTTTTGATTTTCACCATCATAAAAAATATATCCGGAACGGAATCTATAATCTTGGTTTTGGACAAAGCCCGCCTGATTTCCCTTATTCTATCGGCATTCATCCTCAGGATATTGACATTCATAATGTAGAAAAACAACTGTATTGGATGAAAGACACAATACTTCACAACTGCTTTGCCATTGGAGAGTGCGGCCTGGATTCTCTGGTGCCTGTTGATCAAAAAGTCCAGGAAGAAGTTTTTTTAAGACAGATTGAAATCGCCAACGAGATCAAAAAACCTGTTATTATTCATTGTGTAAGAAAATTCTACGAAGTAATTTCTTTTAAAAAAAAGGCCGAACAGCCTATGATCATTCATGGTTTTAATAAAAAAAGACAAATTGCAGAAGATCTCATTGCCAACAATTTTTACCTGAGTTTTGGAAAAGCTGTTTTGTATCATTTATCTTTGCAGGATATTTTAAAAAGCACTCCCTTAAATAAAATCTTTCTTGAAACTGATAATGAAGACTTTAACATCGGCGAATTGTATCAAAAGGTTTCGGAAATAAAAGGGATTTCTTTGGACAAACTCAATGAACAGATTTTAGAAAATTTACACACTATAAAAAATGGATAA
- a CDS encoding DNA repair protein RecN, with amino-acid sequence MLSRIYIKNFALIDTLEVSLKNGLQVITGETGAGKSIILGALRLILGERADVKSISKAEEKSIVETEFALNNQFKKFFIENDLDYELQTIIRREILPSGKSRAFINDVPVTLDVLKELSSQLIDIHSQFETSNLFTSEYQFKIIDGLSGNKKAIEDYQQEFSEFQNLKVLLKKLQTQLSEVNKESDYKEFLLNELEELKLDDVDYEDVQNQLSIQENAGMISENIGQILSRFHQEEIGILSFFNEARSKLSKIAEVSTGFAELNERFETSFVELKDMISELEHEAEKVEINPENLIILTELNNKINALFLKHNVSDIGELIEVRNQLSGDQKGASELEAQIAETQDNISKKEKELQELAGKLSKNRKKNIPVFIKKAENLLKKLGLEKARVDIELQDIQEFNAFGKENIQLLFQANSGFPLKPIQTAISGGERSRVMLAVKKIIAESDELPTLILDEIDTGVSGKVAEEIGILMREMSEDMQLIVISHLAQVAAKGNDNYKVVKQDVSGRTQSTIIPLSEEEKLHEIAQLLSGSKITEAALAQAKELIG; translated from the coding sequence ATGCTCTCGAGAATTTATATTAAAAATTTTGCCCTGATTGATACCCTTGAAGTATCACTGAAAAATGGTTTGCAGGTTATAACCGGTGAAACAGGAGCAGGAAAATCTATTATTTTAGGAGCCCTGAGGCTTATTTTGGGCGAAAGGGCAGATGTAAAATCTATTTCAAAAGCAGAAGAAAAGAGTATTGTAGAAACAGAATTTGCATTAAATAACCAATTTAAAAAGTTTTTCATTGAAAATGATCTGGACTATGAGCTTCAGACCATTATCCGAAGGGAAATACTACCTTCCGGAAAATCAAGAGCATTCATTAATGATGTTCCTGTAACATTGGACGTACTAAAAGAACTATCTTCACAGCTGATTGATATTCATTCCCAGTTTGAAACATCCAATCTTTTTACTTCTGAATACCAGTTTAAAATTATAGATGGACTTTCCGGGAATAAAAAGGCTATTGAAGACTACCAGCAGGAATTCTCAGAGTTTCAGAACCTGAAGGTGCTTCTTAAAAAATTGCAGACACAGCTTTCAGAAGTTAATAAAGAAAGTGACTATAAAGAATTTCTGTTGAATGAACTGGAAGAACTGAAGCTTGATGATGTGGACTACGAAGATGTCCAGAATCAATTGTCTATCCAGGAAAATGCAGGGATGATTTCGGAAAATATAGGACAGATCCTGTCAAGGTTCCATCAGGAAGAAATCGGGATTCTTTCTTTTTTTAATGAGGCCAGAAGTAAGTTATCAAAAATAGCTGAAGTTTCCACAGGTTTTGCGGAGCTTAATGAAAGATTTGAAACTTCATTCGTGGAATTGAAAGATATGATTTCCGAACTTGAGCATGAGGCGGAAAAGGTAGAAATCAATCCGGAAAACCTGATCATTCTTACAGAGCTTAATAATAAAATCAATGCTTTATTCTTAAAGCACAATGTTTCAGATATCGGTGAACTGATTGAGGTCAGGAACCAGCTGTCAGGAGATCAGAAAGGGGCTTCCGAACTGGAGGCACAGATTGCTGAAACGCAGGACAATATTTCTAAAAAGGAAAAGGAGCTTCAGGAACTTGCCGGGAAGCTTTCAAAGAACAGGAAAAAGAATATTCCTGTTTTTATAAAAAAAGCGGAAAACCTGCTTAAAAAATTAGGTCTTGAAAAAGCCAGGGTGGATATTGAGCTACAGGATATTCAGGAGTTTAATGCATTCGGCAAAGAGAATATTCAGCTGTTGTTCCAGGCCAATTCCGGATTTCCCCTGAAACCTATCCAGACTGCGATCTCAGGAGGAGAAAGATCAAGGGTAATGCTTGCCGTAAAGAAAATTATTGCGGAAAGTGATGAGCTGCCAACCCTTATCCTGGATGAGATTGATACCGGAGTTTCGGGAAAGGTGGCCGAAGAAATCGGTATCCTGATGAGGGAAATGTCTGAGGATATGCAGCTTATTGTTATTTCTCACCTCGCACAGGTGGCGGCTAAAGGAAATGATAATTACAAAGTAGTAAAACAGGACGTTTCAGGGAGAACGCAATCTACCATCATTCCTTTGAGTGAGGAGGAAAAACTCCATGAGATTGCCCAATTGCTTTCCGGAAGTAAAATTACAGAAGCGGCTTTAGCGCAGGCAAAAGAGTTAATTGGCTGA
- the rnpA gene encoding ribonuclease P protein component, translating to MQNFKYTKAEKLKKNNEISLLFEKGKWKTSGNLRIIILKDKPALPVESSKFGVSVSKRYFKKAVHRNRLKRLLRECYRLNKDLFRTAFGEKTVAMLFWVSPIMPQKYQDVEAQFIKLCETQKK from the coding sequence ATGCAGAACTTCAAATACACCAAGGCAGAAAAACTCAAAAAAAATAATGAGATCAGTTTACTTTTCGAAAAAGGTAAATGGAAAACTTCTGGAAATCTAAGAATAATCATTTTAAAAGATAAGCCTGCTCTTCCTGTAGAAAGCAGCAAGTTCGGGGTTTCTGTTTCTAAAAGATATTTTAAAAAAGCGGTTCACAGGAATCGGCTGAAAAGACTTCTGAGAGAATGCTATCGTCTGAATAAAGATCTTTTCAGAACTGCTTTTGGAGAAAAAACGGTTGCCATGTTATTTTGGGTTTCCCCTATAATGCCTCAAAAGTATCAGGATGTGGAAGCACAGTTTATTAAGCTCTGTGAAACACAGAAGAAATAG
- a CDS encoding outer membrane protein assembly factor BamD, whose translation MKKYILGLFAVAVVTSCVSQQERAMKSADKDYILKVANENFAKKKWKNALALYDRLANLVAGTDDFPNVGFNTAYANYYDKSYKLAGHQFKNFAVNFPKDPRAEEAAYMSALCYYEGSMDYNLDQSSTELAINELQDFLTNYPNSERSKNITQLIDELSYKLEFKAYENARQYFKMGDYKAANVALENVLEDFPGTKLRAKIYDYIMKSRYELAIKSVYDLKDERIESALTYTRLIEKELPNTDYAKSALEMRAKLEKEKQNFAVVKKQTEARIAALNAKQKKEAEKLAQQNKSDQQMKDQINNEKRAMQMQRDSAVLKTPPPAATFKIQR comes from the coding sequence ATGAAAAAATATATTTTAGGTCTTTTTGCGGTAGCGGTGGTGACATCATGCGTAAGCCAGCAGGAAAGAGCAATGAAGAGTGCTGATAAAGATTATATCTTGAAGGTAGCTAATGAAAATTTTGCTAAGAAAAAGTGGAAGAATGCATTGGCGCTTTACGATAGGCTTGCCAACCTGGTAGCAGGAACAGATGACTTCCCTAATGTAGGCTTCAACACGGCTTATGCAAACTACTATGACAAAAGCTATAAGCTGGCAGGGCATCAGTTTAAGAATTTTGCAGTCAATTTCCCTAAAGATCCGAGAGCAGAAGAAGCAGCTTATATGTCTGCACTATGTTATTATGAAGGATCTATGGACTATAACCTTGATCAGTCCAGTACAGAATTAGCCATTAATGAGCTTCAGGATTTCCTGACCAATTACCCCAATTCTGAAAGATCAAAGAATATTACCCAGCTTATTGATGAGCTATCCTATAAATTGGAATTCAAAGCCTATGAGAATGCAAGACAGTATTTCAAAATGGGTGATTATAAAGCGGCAAACGTTGCGTTGGAAAACGTGTTGGAAGATTTTCCAGGCACAAAACTGCGCGCAAAGATTTATGACTATATCATGAAATCCCGTTATGAGCTGGCTATAAAATCTGTCTATGACCTTAAAGATGAGCGTATTGAAAGTGCTTTAACGTATACCAGGCTGATCGAAAAAGAATTGCCTAATACAGATTACGCTAAGTCAGCCCTTGAAATGCGTGCAAAACTGGAAAAAGAAAAACAGAATTTTGCGGTTGTTAAAAAGCAAACTGAAGCAAGAATTGCAGCTTTAAATGCAAAACAGAAAAAAGAAGCTGAAAAACTTGCTCAGCAAAATAAATCAGACCAGCAAATGAAAGATCAGATTAATAATGAAAAGCGTGCAATGCAGATGCAGAGGGATAGTGCAGTACTTAAGACCCCACCTCCTGCGGCGACTTTCAAAATTCAAAGATAA
- the coaBC gene encoding bifunctional phosphopantothenoylcysteine decarboxylase/phosphopantothenate--cysteine ligase CoaBC has protein sequence MSVSGKKILIAVSGGIAAYKIHFLIRDFVKKGAEVQVIMTSDAEHFVTKLSLSTLSKKPVYSDFYGDNGSWNSHVELALWADVMIVAPCTANTLSKMVNGMCDNLVIATYMSAKCPVFIAPAMDLDMYVHPSTKKNLELAEHFGHRVIPAEKGELASGLVGQGRMAEPATILAAVENYFASGIPLKSLEGKTVLITAGPTYEAIDPVRFIGNHSSGKMGYSLAEEASKRGAKVILISGPGSQTVHDKSIAVHKVTSAKEMLAKVFEFYDRIDIGIASAAVADYAPKEIAKEKIKKNDEHLTIELVKNPDILKTMGDKKTHQFLVGFALETQNEEENAKGKLEKKNLDMIVLNSLRDEGAGFKNDTNKIKIFTRTDEKEFDLKSKDEVAKDILDFVEAQLLK, from the coding sequence ATGAGTGTTTCCGGTAAAAAGATACTTATCGCAGTTTCCGGAGGAATTGCAGCGTACAAAATTCACTTTCTGATCAGGGATTTTGTAAAGAAAGGTGCCGAAGTACAGGTAATCATGACTTCCGATGCAGAACATTTTGTAACGAAATTAAGCCTGTCTACCTTATCCAAGAAACCTGTTTATTCAGATTTTTATGGTGATAATGGTAGCTGGAACAGCCATGTGGAGCTCGCTTTATGGGCTGATGTGATGATTGTGGCTCCCTGTACTGCCAATACATTGTCTAAAATGGTGAACGGAATGTGTGATAATCTGGTTATTGCAACCTATATGTCTGCAAAGTGCCCGGTATTTATCGCTCCTGCTATGGACCTGGATATGTATGTACATCCTTCAACGAAGAAAAACCTGGAACTTGCGGAGCATTTCGGGCACAGGGTTATTCCGGCAGAAAAGGGTGAACTGGCAAGTGGTTTGGTGGGACAGGGAAGAATGGCAGAGCCGGCAACGATCTTAGCTGCGGTTGAGAACTATTTTGCATCTGGAATTCCTTTAAAAAGCCTTGAAGGAAAAACGGTTTTAATTACTGCGGGGCCTACTTATGAAGCAATTGATCCGGTAAGGTTTATCGGGAATCATTCTTCAGGAAAAATGGGCTATTCATTAGCAGAAGAAGCTTCAAAAAGAGGGGCAAAGGTAATCCTGATTTCAGGGCCTGGTTCTCAGACCGTTCATGATAAAAGTATAGCAGTACATAAAGTGACTTCCGCCAAAGAGATGTTGGCTAAAGTATTTGAATTTTATGACAGAATAGATATAGGAATTGCCAGTGCGGCCGTTGCAGATTATGCTCCGAAAGAGATTGCGAAGGAAAAAATTAAGAAAAATGATGAACATCTAACCATTGAACTGGTTAAAAACCCGGATATTCTTAAAACGATGGGAGATAAGAAAACCCATCAGTTTTTAGTGGGATTTGCACTGGAAACTCAAAATGAAGAAGAAAATGCCAAAGGAAAACTTGAAAAGAAAAATCTGGATATGATTGTTTTAAATTCTTTGCGTGACGAAGGCGCAGGATTTAAAAATGATACCAATAAAATCAAAATATTTACCAGGACGGATGAGAAAGAATTTGATCTGAAGTCTAAAGACGAAGTAGCCAAAGATATTCTCGATTTTGTTGAAGCTCAACTTTTGAAATAA
- a CDS encoding DUF4126 domain-containing protein, giving the protein MLDHVPYLSYVLSAFIGIGLAAATGFRVFLPMFIVSLASYFHWIPMNDHFEWLAGLPTLITTGIATIAEILAYYIPFIDHLLDTISIPMATVAGSVLFASQFADLGTFPQWALALIAGGGTAATISSGFAGIRAASTATTGGLGNSVVGTTETAGAGIMSVLAIAMPVIAAILTIVLLVLVIVFGRKVWNKLRDNKKGTVS; this is encoded by the coding sequence ATGTTAGATCATGTTCCCTACCTTTCCTATGTACTCAGTGCATTTATCGGAATCGGATTGGCTGCAGCCACCGGATTCAGAGTCTTTCTGCCAATGTTCATTGTGAGCCTTGCTTCTTATTTTCATTGGATTCCTATGAATGATCATTTTGAATGGCTTGCAGGGCTGCCCACCCTTATCACAACAGGAATTGCCACTATTGCAGAAATATTAGCGTATTATATTCCATTTATAGATCACCTGCTGGATACGATTTCTATTCCTATGGCTACTGTTGCAGGATCCGTGTTATTCGCCAGCCAGTTTGCCGATCTGGGAACCTTTCCACAGTGGGCATTGGCGCTGATTGCAGGCGGAGGAACTGCTGCTACAATCAGTTCGGGCTTTGCAGGGATACGTGCGGCGTCTACGGCTACTACCGGTGGGTTGGGGAATTCAGTGGTAGGTACTACGGAAACAGCAGGAGCAGGAATTATGTCTGTGCTGGCAATAGCAATGCCGGTTATTGCAGCAATTTTAACAATCGTTTTACTGGTCCTTGTTATTGTTTTCGGGCGGAAAGTTTGGAACAAATTGCGGGACAATAAAAAAGGCACTGTGTCCTGA